The Ovis aries strain OAR_USU_Benz2616 breed Rambouillet chromosome 11, ARS-UI_Ramb_v3.0, whole genome shotgun sequence genome window below encodes:
- the THRA gene encoding thyroid hormone receptor alpha, with the protein MEQKPSKVECGSDPEESSTRSPDGKRKRKNGQCSLKTSMSGYIPSYLDKDEQCVVCGDKATGYHYRCITCEGCKGFFRRTIQKNLHPTYSCKYDSCCVIDKITRNQCQLCRFKKCIAVGMAMDLVLDDSKRVAKRKLIEQNRERRRKEEMIRSLQQRPEPTPEEWDLIHVATEAHRSTNAQGSHWKQRRKFLPDDIGQSPIVSMPDGDKVDLEAFSEFTKIITPAITRVVDFAKKLPMFSELPCEDQIILLKGCCMEIMSLRAAVRYDPESDTLTLSGEMAVKREQLKNGGLGVVSDAIFELGKSLSAFNLDDTEVALLQAVLLMSTDRSGLLCVDKIEKSQEAYLLAFEHYVNHRKHNIPHFWPKLLMKVTDLRMIGACHASRFLHMKVECPTELFPPLFLEVFEDQEV; encoded by the exons ATGGAACAGAAGCCAAGCAAGGTGGAGTGTGGGTCAGACCCAGAGGAGAGCAG TACCAGGTCACCAGATGGAAAGCGAAAAAGAAAGAACGGCCAATGTTCCCTGAAAACCAGCATGTCAG ggTATATCCCTAGTTACCTGGACAAAGACGAGCAGTGTGTCGTATGTGGGGACAAGGCAACCGGTTATCACTATCGCTGCATCACTTGCGAGGGCTGCAAG GGCTTCTTTCGCCGCACAATCCAGAAGAACCTCCATCCCACCTACTCGTGCAAATATGACAGCTGCTGTGTCATTGACAAGATCACCCGCAATCAATGCCAGCTGTGCCGTTTCAAGAAGTGCATCGCTGTGGGCATGGCCATGGACT TGGTTCTAGATGATTCGAAGCGGGTGGCCAAGCGCAAGCTGATTGAGCAGAACCGAGAGCGGCGACGGAAGGAGGAGATGATCCGATCACTGCAGCAGCGACCAGAGCCCACTCCTGAAGAGTGGGACCTGATCCATGTTGCCACGGAGGCCCATCGCAGCACGAACGCCCAGGGCAGCCATTGGAAGCAGAGGCGGAAATTCCTG CCGGACGACATCGGCCAGTCACCTATCGTCTCCATGCCAGACGGAGACAAGGTGGACCTTGAGGCCTTCAGCGAGTTTACCAAGATCATCACCCCGGCCATCACCCGCGTGGTGGACTTTGCCAAAAAACTGCCCATGTTCTCCGAG CTGCCTTGCGAAGACCAGATCATCCTCCTGAAGGGGTGCTGCATGGAGATCATGTCCCTGCGGGCAGCTGTCCGCTATGACCCCGAGAGCGACACCCTGACGCTGAGCGGGGAGATGGCCGTCAAGCGGGAGCAGCTCAAGAATGGTGGCCTGGGTGTCGTCTCTGACGCCATCTTTGAACTGGGCAAGTCACTCTCTGCCTTTAACCTGGATGACACGGAAGTGGCTCTGCTGCAGGCTGTGCTGCTAATGTCAACAG ACCGCTCGGGCCTGCTGTGTGTGGACAAGATTGAGAAGAGTCAGGAGGCGTACCTGCTGGCGTTCGAGCACTACGTCAACCACCGCAAACACAACATTCCGCACTTCTGGCCCAAGCTGCTGATGAAGGTGACTGACCTCCGCATGATCGGGGCCTGCCACGCCAGCCGCTTCCTCCACATGAAAGTCGAGTGCCCCACCGAACTCTTCCCCCCACTCTTCCTCGAGGTCTTTGAGGATCAGGAAGTCTAA
- the NR1D1 gene encoding nuclear receptor subfamily 1 group D member 1 (The RefSeq protein has 1 non-frameshifting indel compared to this genomic sequence), producing the protein MTTLDSNNNTGGVITYIGSSGSSPNRTSPESLYSDSSNGSFQSLTQGCPTYFPPSPTGSLTQDPARSFGSIPPSLGDDGSPSSSSSSSSSSSSSFYNGSPPGGLQVALEDGNRVSPSKSTSNITKLNGMVLLCKVCGDVASGFHYGVHACEGCKGFFRRSIQQNIQYKRCLKNENCSIVRINRNRCQQCRFKKCLSVGMSRDAVRFGRIPKREKQRMLAEMQSAMNLANNQLSSQCPLETPPTQHPTPGPMGPSPPPAPAPSPLVGFSQFPQQLTPPRSPSPEPTVEDVISQVARAHREIFTYAHDKLGTSPGNFNANHASGNRPATTPHRWESQGCPPAPNDNIMAAQRHNEALNSLRQASSSYPPPWPPGATHHSCHQPNSNGHRLCPTHVYPAPEGEAPVNSPRQGNSKNVLLACPMNMYPHGRSGRTVQEIWEDFSMSFTPAVREVVEFAKHIPGFRDLSQHDQVTLLKAGTFEVLMVRFASLFNVKDQTVMFLSRTTYSLQELGAMGMGDLLNAMFDFSEKLNSLALTEEELGLFTAVVLVSADRSGMENSASVEQLQETLLRALRALVLKNRPSETSRFTKLLLKLPDLRTLNNMHSEKLLSFRVDAQ; encoded by the exons ATGACGACCCTGGACTCTAACAACAACACAG GTGGCGTCATCACCTATATTGGCTCCAGTGGCTCCTCCCCAAACCGCACCAGCCCTGAATCCCTGTACAGTGACAGCTCGAATGGCAGCTTCCAGTCCCTGACCCAAGGTTGCCCCACCTACTTCCCACCATCACCCACTGGCTCCCTCACCCAGGACCCAGCTCGCTCTTTTGGGAGCATTCCGCCCAGCTTGGGTGATGATGGttctccctcttcttcttcaTCTTCCTCGTCGTCATCGTCGTCGTCCTCTTCCTTCTATAATGGGAGCCCCCCAGGGGGTCTGCAGGTGGCCCTGGAAGACGGTAACCGAGTGTCTCCCAGCAAGAGCACCAGCAACATCACCA AGCTGAATGGCATGGTGTTGCTGTGTAAGGTGTGTGGGGACGTGGCTTCGGGCTTCCACTACGGCGTGCACGCCTGTGAGGGCTGCAAG GGCTTTTTCCGTCGGAGCATCCAGCAGAACATCCAGTACAAAAGGTGTCTGAAAAATGAGAACTGCTCCATCGTCCGCATCAATCGTAACCGTTGCCAGCAATGCCGCTTCAAGAAGTGTCTCTCCGTGGGCATGTCTCGAGACG CTGTGCGTTTTGGGCGCATCCCCAAACGGGAGAAGCAGCGGATGCTGGCCGAGATGCAGAGTGCCATGAACCTGGCCAACAACCAGCTGAGCAGCCAGTGCCCGCTGGAGACCCCACCCACCCAGCACCCCACCCCGGGCCCCATGGGCCCCTCaccgcccccagcccctgccccctcaCCCCTGGTGGGTTTCTCCCAGTTCCCACAGCAGCTGACGCCTCCTCGATCCCCAAGTCCTGAGCCCACAGTGGAGGATGTGATATCCCAGGTAGCCCGGGCCCACCGCGAGATCTTCACCTATGCCCATGACAAGTTGGGCACCTCACCTGGCAACTTCAATGCCAACCATGCCTCAGGCAACCGTCCGGCCACCACCCCACATCGCTGGGAAAGTCAGGGCTGCCCGCCTGCCCCTAATGACAACATCATGGCCGCCCAGCGTCACAACGAGGCCCTGAACAGTTTACGCCAGGCTTCCTCCTCCTACCCTCCCCCCTGGCCTCCTGGCGCTACCCACCACAGCTGCCACCAGCCCAACAGCAATGGGCACCGTCTGTGCCCTACCCACGTGTACCCAGCCCCCGAAGGCGAAGCCCCTGTCAACAGTCCGCGGCAGGGCAACTCCAAGAACGTTCTGCTG gcATGTCCCATGAACATGTACCCGCATGGGCGCAGCGGGCGAACTgtgcaggagatctgggaggACTTCTCCATGAGCTTCACGCCTGCTGTGCGGGAGGTGGTAGAGTTTGCCAAACACATCCCTGGCTTCCGTGATCTTTCTCAGCACGACCAGGTCACCCTGCTTAAGGCTGGCACCTTTGAG GTGCTGATGGTGCGCTTTGCGTCGCTGTTCAACGTGAAGGACCAGACGGTGATGTTCCTGAGCCGCACCACCTACAGCCTGCAGGAGCTCGGCGCCATGGGCATGGGGGACCTGCTCAATGCCATGTTCGACTTCAGCGAGAAGCTCAACTCCCTGGCGCTTACCGAGGAGGAGCTGGGCCTCTTCACCGCGGTGGTGCTTGTCTCTGCAG ACCGCTCGGGAATGGAGAATTCCGCTTCGGTGGAGCAGCTCCAGGAGACGCTGCTGCGGGCTCTTCGGGCTCTGGTGCTGAAGAACCGGCCCTCGGAGACTTCCCGCTTCACCAAGCTGCTGCTCAAGCTGCCGGACCTGCGGACCCTGAACAACATGCACTCCGAGAAGCTGCTGTCCTTCCGGGTGGACGCCCAGTGA